The Oncorhynchus tshawytscha isolate Ot180627B linkage group LG20, Otsh_v2.0, whole genome shotgun sequence genome has a window encoding:
- the LOC112219855 gene encoding granzyme K: protein MERFSRIIRFGGPLLQTTLLIVSVWKLAACSEVTIVGGHEVKPHSRPWMVSLQVKNNHICGGTLIRDQWVLTAAHCKGVFGESKKFVEALLGAHSLTSSKNTQRVAIEEYYVPGTYSDRTKEDDIMLIKLKMKVKVNSKAVKVKEVSKSGKDLQVGTQCQVTGWGVVSATGSMPSDTLQVAEVDILDRKLCDCFYNRNPVITQDMLCASNNKRQADACKGDSGGPLECKKAFVGLVSGGLGCGNPKKPGVYTRFSKRHLDWIHKIIKHQSNTTNVGIL, encoded by the exons ATGGAGAGATTCAGCAGAATCATACGTTTTGGGGGACCACTGCTGCAAACCACCCTCTTGATTGTCTCTGTTTGGAAATTAGCAG CTTGCTCTGAGGTTACAATCGTGGGGGGACATGAGGTCAAGCCTCACTCCAGGCCGTGGATGGTGTCCCTTCAGGTCAAGAACAATCACATATGTGGGGGCACTCTGATCCGAGACCAGTGGGTGCTGACGGCAGCTCACTGTAAGGG TGTCTTTGGTGAGTCTAAGAAATTCGTGGAAGCCCTCCTTGGAGCTCACTCTCTGACAAGCAGCAAAAACACACAGCGTGTAGCCATTGAGGAGTActatgtgcctggcacctacagtGACAGAACCAAGGAAGATGACATCATGTTAATCAAG CTGAAGATGAAAGTCAAGGTAAACAGCAAGGCAGTGAAGGTGAAAGAGGTTTCAAAGTCTGGCAAAGACCTCCAGGTTGGCACACAGTGCCAGGTGACAGGATGGGGGGTGGTAAGTGCTACGGGTAGCATGCCGTCAGACACACTGCAGGTGGCAGAGGTGGACATACTGGACAGGAAGCTCTGTGACTGCTTCTACAACAGAAACCCTGTGATCACCCAGGACATGCTCTGTGCTAGCAACAACAAAAGACAGGCAGATGCTTGCAAG GGGGATTCTGGTGGTCCGTTGGAGTGTAAGAAAGCCTTTGTAGGCTTGGTTTCTGGGGGACTGGGCTGTGGCAACCCCAAGAAGCCTGGAGTGTACACCCGGTTCTCCAAAAGACACCTGGATTGGATCCACAAGATCATCAAACATCAATCAAATACCACCAATGTTGGCATACTGTAA